In Fibrobacter sp. UWR3, one DNA window encodes the following:
- the yfcE gene encoding phosphodiesterase gives MRALILSDIHGSAIAARQALAFFEKFNCDKIFLLGDTLYHGPRNPLPAGHGPMGVVDALAPYKERIVAVRGNCDADVDLMMLDMPIEDEFAVVKDDRAGATPAEKTLFLSHGHIFMPECFPADALHTLAPNDLELNGRSVDAYVYGHTHIWKCEKNFKGVLLVNPGSTSLPKGGNPPTFALYESATAASSAKFSIHRLDDGSELAAAEI, from the coding sequence ATGCGCGCACTTATCCTCTCCGACATTCACGGTTCCGCCATCGCCGCAAGGCAGGCGCTTGCTTTTTTCGAGAAATTCAACTGCGACAAGATTTTTTTGCTGGGCGACACGCTCTATCACGGACCGCGCAACCCGCTCCCGGCGGGCCACGGCCCCATGGGGGTCGTCGATGCGCTTGCTCCCTACAAGGAGCGCATCGTCGCGGTCCGCGGGAACTGCGATGCAGATGTCGACCTGATGATGCTCGACATGCCCATCGAGGATGAATTTGCTGTCGTGAAAGATGACCGCGCAGGCGCTACGCCCGCAGAAAAGACGCTGTTCCTGAGCCACGGGCACATCTTTATGCCGGAATGCTTCCCCGCAGATGCGCTCCACACGCTCGCCCCGAACGACCTGGAACTGAACGGCAGAAGCGTCGACGCGTACGTCTACGGGCACACGCACATCTGGAAATGCGAAAAGAACTTCAAGGGAGTCCTGCTCGTGAATCCGGGTTCCACGAGCCTCCCCAAGGGCGGAAACCCGCCGACCTTCGCCCTCTACGAAAGCGCGACCGCAGCCTCCTCCGCCAAATTCAGCATCCACAGGCTCGATGACGGCAGCGAACTCGCCGCTGCCGAGATTTAA